The following nucleotide sequence is from Drosophila kikkawai strain 14028-0561.14 chromosome 2L, DkikHiC1v2, whole genome shotgun sequence.
CAGCTGAACGGGTATTCCTTGTCCTTTCCCAAGCTGTAGATCAAAGGACTATGCAAATGATTGGCGTGTGCCAGGACCTGCCACCTGCCGAGAGGTGGGAATGGGGGGCAGGTCGCCACTAATTAAGTTGCAAATGTCATGCGGCAGACATGGCGACAGTTTAGAGCCCATTAAACGCGACTCGAGTAATGCAGCGATAattgttttcgtttcgtttcgcaTTCGCATTTGCATTCTCAAGGATCGCAGGAGACAATCTCAATGACATGGCCCACTCCGTTGCTCAGTTATTTGCATATAAGTAAGGGGAGGTTATCAGATTTAAACCTCATAAATTGTACAAACTCTTGTTTCGTTTTAACTCCCTTCCCCCATTAAAAACTTGCTGATATGTTTAATAATTGAAGAAttgttttattgcttaaaCATTATCAATAATATCACTTAGGCTCTAAACAAATTCAATGCATTCTTCGATCGATAATCAATTTCATCGCTTTTGTGTTGGATTAAACAGACACTTAGATACAGATATCTAGTACAACTCTAAGATACATATTAAGCTATGTATTTCGGTTGACTTGACTCCCCATAAACATTTCTCCTATATACCTAAAGCACTCTTGAGGATCTGTGTCAGAGGCCGACACAGGACTCAGTGCGGTACACATATACACATTCATGACTAACTAGCTATGTCCTGTGACTAAATCTAATACATTTAGAGAGCTTAAATAGAGCGTAGACTACGAATAACACTTGGGTCGTCTTAGGGATAAACTATTTACAGAGGGGGGTAGAAGTGTGTTGAGCGGTAGGTTCATCACCATCGTCATCTGCTGAGTGGGTATTGCACAAGTTGAAACCATTTGGTGGCTGTTGAGGTCTTAAGGGGAATGAGAGTTTGGAGTTCGGAGCTGGTCTTCATTCTTAAAAGAGTCCATTCAGGGCCCTCACTGCACTTCCGAGGGCCGTGCATCCAAGCTCCGGCGAGGGGGACTTCCGCGGAAGCACAAGATCCTGTCCGGAGTTCGGATTGCTAGCAgcggctgccgctgccacaAACTGCAGTCAGTCGATCAGGAGGTCACTCCTGGCCAGCGCTGTGGACGTGGACGTGGCCGCTGTGGTCGTGTTGGTCACCGGGGTGCTGGTCGTCGATGCCGCCGTGGAGCTGTTCAAGCTGTCCGCATAGTATCGCTGTCAAAACACCTTGGCAATGAAGGTCTCCGAgagcctctgctgctgctgctgaggcgGATGCTGCTGTGGATGTGGCTGCTGCGCCTGCTGAGGCTGGAGTTGCAGGAAGGCGGAGCTGGGATAGTCCTGCGGCGGAGCCACTACTCCCAGGTGATGGAATCCTCCGGCGGGATAGTGGGAGGCAGAAGAACGCGGCCAGGCTGGATTGCTCGTCTCTCCGCTGGACAGAGGCGGCGTGGTCACATTTATGGGCGGCGAGAGACTGCCAGAGCTCGAGTCAGGGGTTAGCTGCCCCGAGGCCTGGCCATAACCGCCAGAGGAGAGGGGCTCCCGGCGCGTATACTCCCGCCTCCGTTCGAAGGACGGCGGCATGTCCAGGTCATCCAGATCGCCGCCAATCTCGTGCAGCTTGCGCATGTGCTTCTTCAGGTCAAAGTTCCGGCAGAATCCCTTGGCGCACACCCGGCAGGTGTACGGTTTCTTGTCGTTGTGCGTGTGCATATGGAAGGTGAGGTTGTAGATCTGGTGGAAGGCCTTGTTGCAGATGCTGCACTTGTACGCCTTTTCGCCCGAGTGGGTCAGCTTGTGGTTCTTGTAATTGCCCTTCTGGTGAAATCCTTTACCGCAGTACTCGCAAACGAATGGCTTATAACCGGCATGGATGCGGGCGTGGGTGTTCAGCGTGGAGGATCGGTTGAAGGCCTTGCCGCACGTCTGGCATTTGTGCGGCTTCTCCGACGTGTGGATGATCTTGTGCCGGCAGAGGGTGGAGGCCTGTCGGAATCCCTTGCCGCACACCTTGCACACAAAGGGCCGCGCTCCGGTGTGGACGGGCATGTGGCGGGTGAGATTGTAGTGGGCATTGAACACCTTGCCGCATTCCAGGCACGAGAAGGTCTTGGGCTTGCCCCCATTTGCCGATCCGGGGCTGCTGTCCTCCACGGAACCTTGCGGCGatggagagcgggagcgagaccGGGCTGCTGCGCCAGCTGCGGCAgtcggtggtggtggtgtcaCCTCACCCTGATCCTGAGGCGATCGCTTCCTCTTCAGGTTGTTGCCTTGCAGTCCACTAGACACGcctgacgacgacgacgttcTCTGAGCCACCGGTGACTTCTCCAGACTCTGTTGCAGGCTGCTGGGCACAGCCTGGGACTGGGCAACGGCCGCTgcggcagcagctgccgcCAGAGGATGTCCCAAGTTCCTCCTCAGCGACTGCGAATGATGCAGTGTGGCATTCAGGGACGCAGTGAAGCTGCTTAGGTGAGCAGCGCTGGCCAGGGACTGTTGTTGGGCGGTCAAGGCGGCATATTGGGCGGCAGCTGCAGCGCACATTAGCTGATTGGGGGCGTAGTAGAGCAGGGGATACTGGGAGAGCAGCTCCTGGTGGCGGGAGCTCACGAACTGCTGCACTGCAGCGCTGCTCGTGCTCGATGGCGAAGATCCTACCGTCGATGAAGTGGGCACCGTGCAGGCACCCGGCACATACTTCTTGAAGGCGGAATCGTAATTAACGGCGGAGGGTGAGTGATCCAGGCTGATCACCTCAATGGGACTGCAGGAGCGCTCCGAATCCGCATCAATATCTGGATCCtcatcgtcctcgtcctcctgGATGAGCACCATGGGCTCCTGCACCGGTTGTGCATGCTGCTGTGGCGGCGGCTGTTGTGGTGGCGCTGCTTGAGTGGGCTTGTGATCCGGCTCCATGATCTTGGCTATCGAGAACTTCAAAGGACAAGCCCGTTTGGCAGGACTCTGATCGCCGCCACTCGGCGGACTCTGCTGACTTTGCTGACTCGGATTCTGGTCGGAGGCGGCGCTCTCCATCACGGGACTCTTCGACGGCGGCATCATTGCGACTTCTCCCGCTGGACTACACGGTTGCATGCCACGCGGACTCTGCAAGGACAACAAAAGGATTTCGAtcaaattgagtatgcaaactaAGCAACGGGTTATCAATTAATCGAAGGCATACGCCTCCATTGTTTATGCTTAAAGCGAACCGCACAGCGGCGGGTATATCGATGGGGTAGCTACCTTAAAAATATCCTTTAttcccacaaaaaaatatgcatataaaaatacattacaCGCACtccaaatattaatattttatattttttatcaatttccaatttatGCGTAAAAGGGTTAAGGATAGATGTTTACCCTTCTCCTTTCCCTCATTCTTttgaataaaatgttcaaGTCTTGAACCTATTATTGTGACTGGAGCtgtacttattatttactGCCCGTCCAGTCAAGTGCAACTAATGCGTTGGCAATTCGGAGAGTACAAACAAACGCCAGCGGAGGGCGTGCTCCCAGCGGCAGGACATTTTTCCCCAGGATCATTCATGGCCAGCCAGCGGGTTGCAATTAAGGACTAACCGCAGTgcgtttaaataaatactggATATATGACGTAttgattttccatttttgcataCCCATCGCTTTTGCACTTAACCCGTGCTTTCCCCCGGCATCTCACGCTCCGCTTAACCCAAACAAAAGCCTCAATCCTTTCGCCAGCATATTGCCATCAATCATAACACAGACTCCGACGGAGTCTGCGAAAATTTTTGGCGCGGGTCTTGGCTTTATTTGCACATTATCATCAGCGAATCGCTTACACTCGGCTGGAGGAGGTGTAAGGTCCCGGTCCCGTTCTCAATCTCGGTTTCGGTCTCCAACTCCATCTTCTCCATGTGCCCTCGAGTGTGGCTAATGTGCGACATCCGGTGCGATTACCCGACGACTTCCTTGCCGCTTTTAATTAACTTGATTTGACGCCTCAGTGGGTCGAACTTCCATCTTGTGTATTATGGAGTAGTTTCCCTCCCGAAGTGCGGTTtaatcttattaaaaaaaaagaaagggggCAGGTCCCATTTCACACGCTGACCCCGGAGGCAGTGACGGTCAGCCCTCTGGACTGAAAGTTTCCCGCCACTATACACTATCCCCATTTAGAGTAGTTAAGGCAACCTCATAATTTAGGCTAGTGTTCCTCCAGTGGCCACTTGAGAGTCGTCTGCTCTTGAAGAGTGCGTGTGTGCGGAATCGAGCTTATTAACAACGTGTGGGTAATAACATTTAATCAAAAGGCTTTTTAATCAAGAGACTTTGACATAGTTTATATTGAGACGGCTTTTCTgggatatatttatatttaaattgtgcTAGGCCCTAAAATTTACTATTTAGATAGTAAAAGAGGTTGAGGTTTTAAATAGACAAATACAAATTAGGCTtcaaattaagaaatatatatcataagtttatattatatttaaaacgaAACTAAATGTAGTCTGACATTGACAAACAaatcttttaattaaacttaaatattcttttctaAATCGcctaaatcttaaaaatatttgtttgtgttcttttttagaattaaataaatgtttaaatatattttaagaggCTTTAAGAGTTTTCAAACAAATAATAACGTAATAAACAACCGAAGAAATGTTATTGGATGACAAAAACTTTTagatacaaattaaatttatctaTTTTGAACCAAAACGTTTTTAGAATTGTACAAAAGCCTAATTTGTagtatatttaaaactttcttAAAGGTTACAACAATTTGaactatatttataattcaCAAAAATCCATAAATTATTACATCTTCCGCCTATAAAAAATAGTGTAACTCCCATTCCCGACGGCACTTCGTTGTCCCCTAACTAAACTTATTTGAATAATATccaaaatacaataaatacgTACAAAGTAAACCATATTTAGGCACAGCCTATTTGGGTATCCAATTCCTTTGGCAGGCAGCCACTCGCCGAGGATTGATTAGATCCTAAACACTTGCAAATCACACACACAATGTTCAACTTGGTTTAAAGTTTATCGtttgtcttttattttatCACTTGTTTCGTAAAAACGACAAGgctttttaaatgcaaattttgtTAGAACGCGAAAAACAGGATGCGCGCTCAGGATGCGTTCAGCACAGGATCAGCGACCGGAGCGGAATGAAAGCAAATAGCGAGCGGTGCGGGCCTTAAGAAATATGAAAAGGACACACGTTGAGCTGAGCGATGAGGGGTTGCTCGGTGGAATCAACCCCTGACAGAGTCCTGCCAACAGGACGGAGCGAGAAAAGACATACATAGAGGGAGATGGCGATAGCGAGTGCCAGAGCGGGATGGATTGATGGATTTTACAAAAACACACGGGAGCGATAGCAGGCAAAAGGAGAACTTCATCATCACGTTCAGATTGGATGGCATATCCTCGACGTCGacagtggcagcggcagcggcacaGCGCCGGCTGCATTATGAATGAAAGGACAAAATGTCGAATTGGAATATATTATGGCGAGCGAGAGGGGgtgagggagagagagagcgaacgAGACAAGAGAGACCGcccctaaaatatttatatagagaTAGAGCTGAAGAGCTGTAGACCTGGCAAAGAAGATACATAAAGGAGTGATGacgaaggaggaggaggtggcatcatcatcattattagAGCGAGAGGCATAGATGGCCATGGAGGACAACGGAGTGCGAGAGAAAATCCTTTGGCCGGATTCCCCGTTCACACTTGATTTTGGATGAGGAGCAGGAGACACCAAAAAATGGCAGCCACCAGATGAGGAGGCTCCCTCACGAGTTGACTTTTTCactacacgcacacacacacacaggacctCCAGCATCCCCTCTGTGCCCCCTCTGACGACTTTCCCCTCCTTGGACAGCTCTTGCCTTTTGTTGGGCGTTTCAATTGTCGTTTTGGCATTTCGTTTTATCAGCGTCTTTGTTTGCTCACCTTTAGCCCGCCAGCGGGCAAGGATTCTGTCCGATTCCACCGACTCGTACTCTTAAatctatctatatatctatgtttctatatacagaggaaaataatttaagatatAATTTATATGCTTCCTATGCttaaatgaaatcaaattaatttctagaatattaaattatagttCCTTGAAGATACAATGAAATAAgtttgaaaacaaaagaatCTTTAGATTTCCCAAGAGATTTTTGAGCTTGCCAAAACCAACATTTCTCAAAAACCTTTCATAACTTTCCCTTGattataaaatctatatatcaaataattattatactGTTTTCTCCACCTGCAGCCAATTTGGCTCGTTAAAGTTGGAGACTTCTCTTACCCTCTTAGGCAGCACTAGTCCAAATATAATCTTATATTCATTTTGATATCTCTGGCGCGGCTTTCTTGACTTTGTTTGCTCGTTGGTGCGCCTGTCATCCCTTTGCCGTTACCATTTCCAGGACTTTGGTCCTAGGAACTCTTTCCTTTCCCTCGGCATTGCAATGCACAtcgccgttgctgctgctgctggctttgctGGAGTTGAGCAATTGCAGCTCTACGGAATCGCACAAAAGCACAACTCTTCAGGGACAAGAAGGCAAGGAGGGATCCTTGAAAGGACCTGGCCGCCATTTCCATTGCATTCTCAGGTAAGTTACGTCCTTTGTAAGGGTTTTGTGTGGGGAAATCGATATGCAAATATCAGCTCTTTGTTGATTAGATAGCTTTGTATGAAAGTTAAAGGTTTCTGGTGGGTTGAGAGAGGGTAATGTGTAGTAAATTCATTTACGTTTGCAAGCTAGAATATTTTAACATCTCTCAAACCTTGCCCTATTAGACAGTACTATAATTAGTGTTACCAGAAAATTAATTAGTgtcaacaagaaaaaaaaacagcgacAAAATGGTGATTAACTAAAGCAAATTGAacgcaaaatgcaaaaatgtgCAATCTGCATTTagttgaataaataaatgcaatgaAAAAAGACAGCTTCGAcggaaaaaaaagcaaaacaaaccaCAG
It contains:
- the erm gene encoding fez family zinc finger protein erm isoform X1, whose product is MVYFSPRGMQPCSPAGEVAMMPPSKSPVMESAASDQNPSQQSQQSPPSGGDQSPAKRACPLKFSIAKIMEPDHKPTQAAPPQQPPPQQHAQPVQEPMVLIQEDEDDEDPDIDADSERSCSPIEVISLDHSPSAVNYDSAFKKYVPGACTVPTSSTVGSSPSSTSSAAVQQFVSSRHQELLSQYPLLYYAPNQLMCAAAAAQYAALTAQQQSLASAAHLSSFTASLNATLHHSQSLRRNLGHPLAAAAAAAAVAQSQAVPSSLQQSLEKSPVAQRTSSSSGVSSGLQGNNLKRKRSPQDQGEVTPPPPTAAAGAAARSRSRSPSPQGSVEDSSPGSANGGKPKTFSCLECGKVFNAHYNLTRHMPVHTGARPFVCKVCGKGFRQASTLCRHKIIHTSEKPHKCQTCGKAFNRSSTLNTHARIHAGYKPFVCEYCGKGFHQKGNYKNHKLTHSGEKAYKCSICNKAFHQIYNLTFHMHTHNDKKPYTCRVCAKGFCRNFDLKKHMRKLHEIGGDLDDLDMPPSFERRREYTRREPLSSGGYGQASGQLTPDSSSGSLSPPINVTTPPLSSGETSNPAWPRSSASHYPAGGFHHLGVVAPPQDYPSSAFLQLQPQQAQQPHPQQHPPQQQQQRLSETFIAKVF
- the erm gene encoding fez family zinc finger protein erm isoform X2, whose product is MQPCSPAGEVAMMPPSKSPVMESAASDQNPSQQSQQSPPSGGDQSPAKRACPLKFSIAKIMEPDHKPTQAAPPQQPPPQQHAQPVQEPMVLIQEDEDDEDPDIDADSERSCSPIEVISLDHSPSAVNYDSAFKKYVPGACTVPTSSTVGSSPSSTSSAAVQQFVSSRHQELLSQYPLLYYAPNQLMCAAAAAQYAALTAQQQSLASAAHLSSFTASLNATLHHSQSLRRNLGHPLAAAAAAAAVAQSQAVPSSLQQSLEKSPVAQRTSSSSGVSSGLQGNNLKRKRSPQDQGEVTPPPPTAAAGAAARSRSRSPSPQGSVEDSSPGSANGGKPKTFSCLECGKVFNAHYNLTRHMPVHTGARPFVCKVCGKGFRQASTLCRHKIIHTSEKPHKCQTCGKAFNRSSTLNTHARIHAGYKPFVCEYCGKGFHQKGNYKNHKLTHSGEKAYKCSICNKAFHQIYNLTFHMHTHNDKKPYTCRVCAKGFCRNFDLKKHMRKLHEIGGDLDDLDMPPSFERRREYTRREPLSSGGYGQASGQLTPDSSSGSLSPPINVTTPPLSSGETSNPAWPRSSASHYPAGGFHHLGVVAPPQDYPSSAFLQLQPQQAQQPHPQQHPPQQQQQRLSETFIAKVF